A genome region from Mustelus asterias unplaced genomic scaffold, sMusAst1.hap1.1 HAP1_SCAFFOLD_322, whole genome shotgun sequence includes the following:
- the LOC144486367 gene encoding uncharacterized protein LOC144486367, which translates to MAWQCEDCGKGFKYPSQLETHRRRHTGERPFTCSRCGRGFIQSSSLRIHQRIHTKERPFSCCVCGKGFNQSFNLALHKRVHTGERPFTCSQCGKRFSQSANLAKHRRIHTEARPFTCSVCGKKFKESSNLAKHQRVHTGERPFVCSQCGKGFTHSANLLRHQRIHTGEKPFICCVCGKGFSQSSTLLTHQRIHK; encoded by the coding sequence ATGGCATggcaatgtgaggactgtgggaagggattcaaatacCCATcgcagctggaaactcatcgacgccgtcacactggggagaggccattcacctgctcccgatGCGGgaggggattcattcagtcatccagctTGCGTATACACCAAAGGATTCACActaaggagagaccattcagctgctgtgtgtgcgggaagggattcaatcagtcattcaacctagcattacacaagcgagttcacactggggagaggccgttcacttgctcccagtgtgggaagagattcagtcagtCAGCCAACCTAGCAAAACAccggcgaattcacactgaggccagaccattcacctgctctgtgtgtgggaagaaattcaaggagtcatccaacctagcaaaacaccagcgagttcacactggggagaggccattcgtctgttcccagtgtgggaagggatttactcactcagccaatctgctgagacaccaacgaattcacactggagagaagccattcatctgctgtgtgtgtgggaagggattcagtcagtcgtccactctgctgacacatcagcgaattcataaGTAA